The following coding sequences lie in one Anomaloglossus baeobatrachus isolate aAnoBae1 chromosome 7, aAnoBae1.hap1, whole genome shotgun sequence genomic window:
- the LOC142245427 gene encoding chemerin-like receptor 1 isoform X1, which produces MSSVHGLCYSIVDIRRLIKYWESYTSVLRHFNFVWSIVTCLLGLMGNAIVIFFLGFVIKKNKSKYWFLNLAVADFFCLLTLPLHSFAVLKGTWTFGPHICKLFLFSLAANMHASILILISLNIARVLSVTQPMFHLKFMSQRVSFWVCALIWIFTFVSSVPVFYYSGEVTIGQVTLCSYFGSKSFGIVGVNNGSNVSSENTTGDMLTSNIYSTFRPFFEQCFSETCCGGENALNLWNHLIFTSKKYVVPFLIMGYFFPLGIVIICNITIIVRVRRSKTVNPHRLYRIVLVIILVFFITWTPVFIAETVLFIAVLNMNFILMFNVLAFLPLLITLAYSNSCLNPIVYVLIGGKMRTGLSDFISSIRHNFK; this is translated from the coding sequence CCATGGTCTCTGTTACTCCATTGTGGACATCCGTCGTCTCATCAAATACTGGGAATCGTACACATCTGTCCTTAGGCACTTTAATTTTGTGTGGTCCATCGTGACCTGTCTATTGGGACTGATGGGAAATGCAATTGTCATCTTTTTTCTCGGATTTGTCATCAAGAAAAACAAGTCTAAATACTGGTTTCTGAATTTGGCGGTTGCTGATTTCTTCTGTCTCCTTACCTTACCCCTTCATTCCTTTGCAGTTCTTAAAGGCACCTGGACCTTTGGGCCACACATCTGTAAACTCTTTCTCTTTTCTTTAGCTGCCAACATGCATGCCAGTATTTTAATCCTTATCTCCTTAAATATTGCCAGAGTTTTGTCCGTAACTCAGCCAATGTTCCACCTCAAATTCATGTCCCAACGTGTTTCTTTTTGGGTCTGTGCTTTAATCTGGATTTTTACATTTGTGTCCAGTGTCCCAGTGTTCTACTATAGTGGTGAAGTGACAATTGGACAAGTCACACTATGCAGCTACTTTGGCAGTAAAAGCTTTGGTATTGTAGGAGTCAACAATGGATCTAACGTGAGCAGCGAGAACACAACAGGAGACATGTTAACTTCTAACATCTACTCCACGTTCAGACCCTTCTTTGAACAGTGCTTCTCCGAAACATGTTGTGGTGGTGAGAATGCTCTCAATTTGTGGAACCATTTGATATTTACGTCTAAGAAGTATGTGGTACCTTTCCTTATAATGGGATATTTTTTTCCTCTTGGCATAGTGATAATTTGTAATATAACCATAATTGTACGTGTGAGAAGATCCAAGACCGTTAACCCTCACAGGCTCTATAGGATCGTCCTCGTCATCATCCTGGTGTTTTTTATAACATGGACCCCAGTGTTCATTGCAGAGACTGTGTTATTCATCGCTGTTCTCAATATGAACTTCATACTCATGTTCAACGTCCTTGCATTCCTGCCGCTCTTGATCACTCTTGCTTATTCGAACAGCTGCTTGAACCCAATTGTGTATGTGTTAATTGGTGGGAAGATGCGAACAGGGCTTTCTGATTTCATAAGTAGCATCAGACACAACTTCAAATAA